Within the Candidatus Syntrophosphaera sp. genome, the region GCTGGGTTTGCCTGAGCGGGAAAGACAGCGACCTGCAAAAGACCGACGCGGCCGCGCAAGCCTTGATCGATCCAAACCGCAACTCCATGGACCGGGACAACCACAACTGGATCGCCGGGGCCGGGGAAAACAAGCTCGTGGTGGGCACCAAGGCGCGCATACTCTATGCCGATGAAGAAGGCAGGGTGCGCATCGCTTTGAAATTCAATCACATGGTCCGGTCAGGCGAGATCGGCCCCGTGATGCTGGGACGGGATCATCATGATACCTCGGGCACCGACTCCCCCTTCCGGGAAACTGCCAACATCCGCGACGGAAGCAACGTCATGGCGGAAATGGCCACCCATTGTTTCGGGGGAAACATCGCCCGCGGCATGACCCTGGTTGTGCTTTCCAATGGCGGCGGCGTGGGGATCGGCCGCTCCGTCAATGGCGGCAACGGCATAGTATTGGACGGCAGCGAGGCCATGGACAAGGTGGTTCGCTCAGGCCTTTCCTGGGATGTGATGGGTGGAGTCGCCCGGCGTGGCTGGGCCCGCAACCCCAACGCGGTCAGCACGGTGCAAGCCTGGAACGAGGCGCATTCCGAAGCGGGGCACATCACAGTTCCCAGCGCCATGGATGATGGCCGGATCGACGCGCTGGTGAAGAAACTGCTGGCAAAAAACCAAGACTGAGGAAACAGGATGTTGAATCAATTCGTCAAGCAAATGAAGGCAAATTCGCTCCCCGATAGCGTGATCAAAACATTTGGCGCCTATTACAGGATGTTGGCCAAGGGTGAAAAGGGAATGATCCCCGGGTCTGAGATCAAGGCCCCGTCGGAAACAAACCTGCTCAGCTACGAAGCGCTGCTATCCCAGCGGCGCGAGAATATCCTCAAAAGCGTCGCGGTGATCAAACTCAACGGAGGCTTGGGAACCAGCATGGGGCTGAGTTCTGCCAAAAGCCTGCTGCCGGTGAAAGGCAACATGAATTTTCTGGATATCATCACCCGCCAGGTGCTGACCCTCAGAGCAAGGACGGGATATCAGGCCCTGCTGATGTTCATGAACAGCTACAACACTGAATCCGACACCTTGGAATACCTGAAGAAATATCCTGACCTTGAGCGCCAGCCCCTGCCG harbors:
- a CDS encoding urocanate hydratase, with the protein product RIETRHSQGWVGRVSSDLAEIFAWADEFRQSGKPLSIAYSGNIVDLLEYIDKYDIKAELLSDQTSCHAVYEGGYTPAGLSFEQGRALLSSDPELFRQHVDESLKRHFHVIQRLCAKGARFWDYGNSFMASVFDAGERSIARNGVNTSEGFIFPSYVEDIMGPLCFDFGYGPFRWVCLSGKDSDLQKTDAAAQALIDPNRNSMDRDNHNWIAGAGENKLVVGTKARILYADEEGRVRIALKFNHMVRSGEIGPVMLGRDHHDTSGTDSPFRETANIRDGSNVMAEMATHCFGGNIARGMTLVVLSNGGGVGIGRSVNGGNGIVLDGSEAMDKVVRSGLSWDVMGGVARRGWARNPNAVSTVQAWNEAHSEAGHITVPSAMDDGRIDALVKKLLAKNQD